In a genomic window of Amphiprion ocellaris isolate individual 3 ecotype Okinawa chromosome 11, ASM2253959v1, whole genome shotgun sequence:
- the cxcr2 gene encoding C-X-C chemokine receptor type 1 yields MKLQLFTVTLLKYLALANQAEGEKQLMSTNEYEGLFDDPYFSSMENTTYAYEDYEPSTPCNITVPGFNSLGLMIVYFIVFVFSLFGNSVVVYVVCYMKKGRASTDIYLMHLALSDLLCCLTLPFWAVDTHFGWIFGNFLCKLFSGFQEASVYSGVFLLACISVDRYFAIVRATRVLPSHHLLVKVVCSVVWLVAAALALPVAIKRESMYDDDLGKFICYENLTNESSDQWQVSIRLLRHTMGFFLPLLVMAVCYGWTVVTLFHTRSQQKHKAMRVILAVVLAFIVCWLPHNVTVLIDTLIRGETIEVKTCETRYRVEVVLHLAKVLAFMHCAVNPVLYAFIGEKFRNQLLLALYKHGCISKRLHMAYRKSSGSSIRSRNTSVTM; encoded by the exons atgaagCTGCAACTTTTCACAGTTACTCTATTGAAGTATTTGGCACTGGCCAATCAAGCAGAAGGAGAAAAACAG TTGATGTCCACTAATGAATATGAGGGCCTTTTCGATGATCCATACTTCAGCTCAATGGAGAACACTACTTATGCTTATGAAGACTACGAACCATCTACTCCCTGCAACATCACTGTGCCTGGATTTAACAGCTTGGGCCTGATGATTGTCTACTTCATCGTGTTTGTTTTCAGCCTCTTTGGCAACAGCGTAGTCGTCTATGTGGTTTGCTATATGAAGAAAGGCAGAGCCAGCACAGATATCTACTTGATGCACCTTGCGCTGTCAGACCTCCTCTGCTGCCTCACCCTCCCGTTCTGGGCTGTGGATACGCACTTTGGTTGGATCTTTGGCAACTTCCTGTGCAAACTCTTCTCGGGCTTTCAGGAGGCCTCAGTGTACAGCGGCGTGTTCCTGCTGGCGTGCATCAGCGTGGACCGTTACTTTGCCATTGTGAGAGCCACACGTGTGCTGCCCTCTCATCACCTGCTGGTCAAAGTGGTGTGCAGCGTTGTGTGGCTGGTGGCTGCAGCGCTGGCCTTACCTGTGGCCATTAAGAGGGAGAGCATGTACGATGATGACCTGGGCAAGTTCATCTGCTACGAAAACCTAACTAATGAAAGCAGTGACCAGTGGCAAGTCAGCATACGTCTCCTGAGGCATACGATGGGCTTCTTCCTGCCTCTGCTGGTCATGGCGGTGTGTTACGGCTGGACCGTGGTGACACTGTTCCACACCCGCAGTCAACAGAAGCACAAGGCCATGCGCGTCATCCTGGCAGTGGTGTTGGCATTTATAGTGTGCTGGCTGCCTCATAACGTCACTGTGCTGATTGACACACTCATACGAGGCGAGACGATTGAGGTGAAGACATGTGAAACTCGCTACAGGGTGGAAGTGGTTCTACATTTGGCCAAAGTGTTAGCCTTCATGCACTGTGCGGTGAACCCGGTGTTGTATGCCTTCATTGGGGAGAAGTTTCGTAACCAGCTGCTCTTAGCTCTCTACAAACATGGCTGCATCAGCAAGAGGCTCCACATGGCTTACAGAAAGAGCTCCGGCAGCAGTATCAGATCCAGAAACACCTCTGTCACTATGTGA
- the faima gene encoding fas apoptotic inhibitory molecule a: MSNDLAGVWEVALSDGVHRIEFEHGTTTGKRVISVDGKEILRRDWMFKLVGKETFSVGQSDTKATINIDAVSGFAYEYTLEINGKSLKKYMENRSKVTSTWVLNLDGMDCRVVLEKDTMDVWCNGEKIETAGEFVDDGTETHFTLGDHNCCVKAVSSGKRRDGIIHTLLVDGTEIAECTE; this comes from the exons ATGTCGAACGATCTGGCTGGCGTGTGGGAGGTGGCACTGAGTGATGGAGTCCACAGGATAGAGTTTGAACACGGCACGACCACCGGGAAGAGGGTCATCTCCGTGGATGGAAAG GAGATACTGAGAAGGGACTGGATGTTCAAACTCGTGGGGAAGGAGACGTTCAGTGTGGGCCAGTCAGACACCAAAGCCACCATCAACATTGATGCAGTCAGTGGTTTTGCATACGAGTACACCTTGGAGATCAACGGGAAGAGCCTGAAGAAGTACATGGAGAACAGGTCAAAGGTCACCAGCACCTGGGTGCTCAACCTGGACGGCATGGACTGTAGAGTGGTGCTGG AGAAAGACACAATGGATGTGTGGTGTAATGGAGAAAAGATTGAGACTGCA GGGGAGTTTGTGGATGAcggcacagaaacacactttaCACTCGGGGACCACAACTGCTGTGTGAAAGCTGTGAGCAGCGGGAAGAGGCGGGATGGGATCATTCACACGCTGCTCGTAGACGGCACAGAGATAGCCGAATGCACGGAGTGA